The genomic region CGCCGCCAGGGGCTCTCCGGCCTCGAGCCACAGCCGGTCCGCGCCCACCGAGAGCAACAGCGGCTGCTCCAGCAAGCGCATCCGGAAGCGGGTGATGCCGGGCTCCTTCACCGTCTCCACGTTCCAGGTGCCCTCGGAGAACATCTTCGTCAGCATCGCCACCACGGGCTCCGGGCGCGTGAGCCCCGCCTCCAGCAGCAGCGTGCCTCGCGGCTCGGGCTTCCGGTTCGCCACGAGGTTCCGGTAGAAGGCCGGCGCATCGAAGTACGCCAGCAGCGACACATCGCCCCGCATGGCCTGGGTGAACGCCTCGGCGTCGATGCCTTCCTGCTTCCAGGCCTCCGTCACCTCCTGGCGCCGCGGCGAGCCGGGCGCGCCGAAAATCCACGTGGCCAGCTGCTCCGGGGGCACGGACAACGTCGCCGCGGCCACCGGGCCCGCCGGGGCCTGCGCCAGCAACGCGGGAACGGGCCCCGGCTTGCCCTCCATCAGCGGCTTGTCTGCGGCCAGGAAGCCATCCAGCTCCGCCAGCCCCTCGCGCACCCGGAACGAGGCCAGCAGCCCGGGGAACCCCGAGCCCTGCTCCACCAGGCCCGTGAAGAGGTACGCCTGGCCCTCGGCCACCTTGCCGCGCAGCTGCTCCAGGACGGGCAGCTCGGAGAGCCCCGCCCCCGTGAAGCCCGCGATGAGCCCCCGCAGCGCGCCCGCATCCGGCGAGACGCTCGCCTGCGCCCGCACGGTCTGGCCCTGCTCCGGCGTCTCCACCTGCGGGATGGCCAGGTACAGGTAGCCCCGGTCGAGGAACAGCGAGATGGGGGCGCTCAGCCCGCGCTGCACGGACGCGCTGCCATCCTCCTGCCGCCGCACGAGGGCCCCTCCGGCCTCGAACTCCTCGAGCACCGCGCTCATGGCCGCCGGGCCGTCCGTCACGCCCAGCAGCGCCACCGTGCCCTCGAAGGAGGACAGCCGGAACAGTCCAAAGCCCTCCTCCGGGTCCACCAGGCTTGCGTCCCCCTGGGCACTGCGCCGCAGCAGGGGCAAGAAGGGCGCATCGCCCAGCTGGCTCCGGGCCAGCGACGGCCCCACGAGCTGCTCGTAGAAGCTCAGCAGGGGCTCCACCGTGCCGCGCAGCTGGGGCACCCAGAGGGCCACCCGCGCCTCCGAGGGCACGGCCCGGAGTACCGGCCGGGGCACCACGGTGAGCTGCACGCGGCCCACCTCCCGCGAGCCCTCCAGCGCCCGCACCGTGTAGGTGCCCGCCGCGGCGAAGGCATGGGAGATGCGGGCCTGCGTCACCTGGGGGCGCTGGTCGCCGAAGTCCCAGGTGACGGGAGTCGCATCCTCCCGCGGCGAGCCGAAGTCCACCGGCACCCCCGCCTCCACCGTGCGGTCCAGCCCCAGCTCCGGCTTCACCGCACGGTGGCAGCCGGAGGCCAGGAGGCCCAGGGTGGCCGCGCACCACAGCGGCAAGAGGCAGGGGGACGCGAGGGAGGATGACCGCATGGACGGTCTAGTAGTCCAGCGACAACCCGAACATCCAGTGCCGGCTGGACAGAACCAGCCCCGCGCTCCCGAAGTTGTTCACTTCCGCGTACGTGTACTCGGCGAAGAGATAGGTGTGGTTGATGCCCAGGTCCGAGTCGAAGTCCCGCGCCAGCCGGGGCTCCAGCACGTCCATCAGGAAGGCCACGCCCCCGGTGAAGCCATAGCCCCAGCGGCCCCCCCGGCCCTTGCGGCCATTCACTTCCTGGGTCTTGTCCCCCTTGGACACCCACCAGGGCGTGTAGATGAGCCCCAGCTTGCCGTAGGGCACCAACGGGATGTGCCAGCGGAACGCCGCGTAGTCGAACTTGTAGACCGCGCCGAGCCGCAGCGGGGCGACCTTGAGCGACGTCGTCTCGGGAGACTCGACGCCCTCCAGGTTGACGGCCTTCCCGTACTTCTCCGCGTAACCGGCGGAGACCGACACGCCGGCCGAGCCAATGCCCTGGTAGAAGTAGCGCTGGATCTCCAGCTCCACCAGCAGCATGGACGAGTCGCCGAACGTCTTCTCGTAGGGAGCGCTCTTCAGGCCCTCCTCGGTATCGATGAGGGGCTTGTAGCCCCCCAGCTTCACGGCCACCGCGCCCGTGCGCGGCGACTGGAGGGGCGTGGCCGACGTGAAGGTCTCTTGCGCCTGGCTCGGCAGCGCGCCGAGGAACACCGCGGCGCCGAGGGCTACTGCTCGACTCATGACCGGTTTCTCCTTGAAGACAGCCAGAACCCCAGCACGGCCAGCACCAGGCTGCCCGCGACCCCACCGCCCGCCGCGCCACAGCCTCCCATTTCCTGGCCGCCGGCTTCATCGTACCTGTCGAGGAAGCCCCGGGTGGGCTCGGGCGTGCCCTCCTTCGCTGCGGACGGGGCACTCTCGTTCGAGGCCTCATCCACGGCGCGGGCCACCACCGTGTACTTCACCCCGTTCTTCAGTCCCTCCATGCGGACCGTCTTCAGATCGCCCGGCTTCTCGACGGTCTTTCCGGGCGAGCCGTCCTCCGGCTCGACGGTGACCCGGACAAACTCGGCATCCTCCGGCGACGTCACGTTGATGGAGAGCGCACTGTCCAGCGGGGTCACATCCCCGAGGGTGGGTGCCGAGGGAGGCTTCGCGTCGTAGACGACCTCCAGGTCATCGCGCTGGAAGGAGCCGGAGCCACACTCGGTCCCGAACGAGCCGCCTGGCAGCTTGATGGACGCACACACCCGGTAGGTGTCCTCCCGGTCATTGGCGGGGCACGTCACGGCCCCCGTGAAGCCAGGCAGCTCCCCGATATTGAAGG from Stigmatella erecta harbors:
- a CDS encoding MXAN_2561 family MXYO-CTERM-anchored protein, whose amino-acid sequence is MRLPLIVLTTLCASTALGQTTAQIALTLPNNATSLRVPREPCDQTQTVNYAYASSTTVVCSDMKIWLVQGSSCSDEPTGTYKLLKTLSQNDVVNQPTGTVTFNIGELPGFTGAVTCPANDREDTYRVCASIKLPGGSFGTECGSGSFQRDDLEVVYDAKPPSAPTLGDVTPLDSALSINVTSPEDAEFVRVTVEPEDGSPGKTVEKPGDLKTVRMEGLKNGVKYTVVARAVDEASNESAPSAAKEGTPEPTRGFLDRYDEAGGQEMGGCGAAGGGVAGSLVLAVLGFWLSSRRNRS
- a CDS encoding PKD domain-containing protein translates to MRSSSLASPCLLPLWCAATLGLLASGCHRAVKPELGLDRTVEAGVPVDFGSPREDATPVTWDFGDQRPQVTQARISHAFAAAGTYTVRALEGSREVGRVQLTVVPRPVLRAVPSEARVALWVPQLRGTVEPLLSFYEQLVGPSLARSQLGDAPFLPLLRRSAQGDASLVDPEEGFGLFRLSSFEGTVALLGVTDGPAAMSAVLEEFEAGGALVRRQEDGSASVQRGLSAPISLFLDRGYLYLAIPQVETPEQGQTVRAQASVSPDAGALRGLIAGFTGAGLSELPVLEQLRGKVAEGQAYLFTGLVEQGSGFPGLLASFRVREGLAELDGFLAADKPLMEGKPGPVPALLAQAPAGPVAAATLSVPPEQLATWIFGAPGSPRRQEVTEAWKQEGIDAEAFTQAMRGDVSLLAYFDAPAFYRNLVANRKPEPRGTLLLEAGLTRPEPVVAMLTKMFSEGTWNVETVKEPGITRFRMRLLEQPLLLSVGADRLWLEAGEPLAARPKKNVAAALSERFSPSAFGPGHLSLMVDLGQLRADLQAPREVPGVPQVQLGAAKALGGAFLDQLTPFDHAFMDFTPEEGGARLRGRVVLRKR
- a CDS encoding MXAN_2562 family outer membrane beta-barrel protein; amino-acid sequence: MSRAVALGAAVFLGALPSQAQETFTSATPLQSPRTGAVAVKLGGYKPLIDTEEGLKSAPYEKTFGDSSMLLVELEIQRYFYQGIGSAGVSVSAGYAEKYGKAVNLEGVESPETTSLKVAPLRLGAVYKFDYAAFRWHIPLVPYGKLGLIYTPWWVSKGDKTQEVNGRKGRGGRWGYGFTGGVAFLMDVLEPRLARDFDSDLGINHTYLFAEYTYAEVNNFGSAGLVLSSRHWMFGLSLDY